In Paenibacillus sp. G2S3, a single window of DNA contains:
- a CDS encoding HAD-IA family hydrolase, with protein sequence MALLQINDDRIPCSGILFDKDGTLLDLLATWGNWAELVLRGLENQLAVMGTDFIVDRSKVLGTQHDATGKLIGYDPAGPLTMATEEESYGVLAWQLYAAGVPWNEALTRVKSIAKDAMYELRKRRTAQPLEGLLPFLEQCAAASLKLGVVTSDGAKTTQEHLDWLGIAHYFDSVVTRDRVVNGKPAPEMAELACRELGLSPEVTIIIGDSNADMQLGKGAGLRLAVGISNMGDGNHLIDADMIISSFDELRITY encoded by the coding sequence ATGGCATTATTACAGATTAACGATGATCGCATTCCCTGTTCAGGAATCTTGTTCGACAAAGATGGCACGTTATTGGATCTATTAGCCACATGGGGGAATTGGGCCGAGCTTGTACTGCGTGGATTAGAAAATCAACTTGCGGTAATGGGAACCGATTTTATCGTGGATCGGAGTAAAGTGCTTGGTACCCAGCATGATGCTACAGGTAAGTTGATTGGTTATGATCCTGCAGGGCCGCTCACCATGGCTACAGAAGAAGAAAGTTATGGTGTGCTTGCATGGCAGCTGTATGCTGCGGGTGTCCCTTGGAATGAAGCGTTGACCCGTGTAAAGAGTATAGCTAAGGACGCGATGTATGAATTACGTAAACGTCGCACGGCACAGCCTCTAGAAGGACTACTTCCTTTTCTGGAACAGTGCGCGGCTGCATCACTCAAGTTAGGCGTGGTTACCTCAGATGGTGCAAAGACCACTCAGGAGCATCTGGATTGGCTTGGTATTGCTCATTATTTTGATTCGGTAGTTACAAGAGACAGAGTAGTAAACGGAAAACCTGCACCTGAAATGGCTGAATTAGCCTGCCGGGAGCTGGGGCTTTCTCCTGAAGTGACGATTATTATTGGTGACAGTAATGCAGATATGCAATTGGGTAAAGGGGCAGGCTTACGCCTCGCCGTTGGAATCTCCAACATGGGTGATGGGAATCACTTGATTGACGCAGATATGATTATCTCTAGCTTTGATGAGCTACGGATCACCTACTGA
- the ilvD gene encoding dihydroxy-acid dehydratase, translating into MATKKMRSDMIKKGFDRAPHRSLLRAAGVKEEDFGKPFIAVCNSYIDIVPGHVHLQEFGKIVKEAIREAGGVPFEFNTIGVDDGIAMGHIGMRYSLPSREIIADSLETVVSAHWFDGMVCIPNCDKITPGMMMGALRVNIPTMFVSGGPMKAGVDSKGKKLSLTSVFEGVGAHQVGKINDAELLELEQFGCPTCGSCSGMFTANSMNCLAEALGLALPGNGTILAVADERREFVRRSATQLMELIKLDLKPRDIVTKESLDNAFALDMAMGGSTNTVLHTLALAQEAGIDYPLERINEVANRVPYLAKLAPASDIFIEDVDRAGGVSAVLNELLKKPGALFGECMTVTGKTLAENVTGHEIQDTSVIHKIDNPYSERGGLAVLYGNLAPEGSIIKVGAVDASVGGYHKGPAICFDSQESALEGIANGKVKEGHVVVIRYEGPKGGPGMPEMLAPTSQIVGMGLGAKVGLITDGRFSGASRGISIGHISPEAAEGGPIAFVEDGDIIELDLNNRKIELLVDEEVLAVRRTGWKEFEPKVKTGYLARYSKMVTNASNGAVLKI; encoded by the coding sequence ATGGCAACTAAGAAAATGCGTTCAGACATGATTAAAAAAGGCTTTGACCGTGCTCCACACCGTAGTCTCCTTCGTGCAGCCGGAGTAAAAGAAGAAGATTTCGGAAAGCCGTTTATTGCGGTCTGCAATTCCTATATTGATATTGTTCCAGGTCATGTGCATCTTCAAGAGTTCGGTAAGATCGTTAAGGAAGCGATTCGTGAAGCTGGCGGCGTTCCTTTTGAATTTAATACGATCGGCGTTGATGACGGTATCGCAATGGGACATATCGGCATGCGTTATTCACTGCCAAGCCGTGAGATCATCGCTGACTCCTTGGAAACTGTAGTTTCGGCGCATTGGTTCGATGGCATGGTCTGCATCCCTAACTGCGATAAAATCACACCGGGTATGATGATGGGCGCACTGCGTGTCAATATCCCAACCATGTTCGTAAGCGGCGGTCCAATGAAAGCCGGCGTAGATAGTAAAGGTAAAAAGCTCTCCCTTACCTCGGTATTTGAGGGCGTAGGTGCTCACCAAGTCGGCAAAATCAACGATGCTGAATTGCTTGAATTAGAACAATTCGGTTGTCCTACCTGCGGATCTTGTTCGGGAATGTTCACGGCCAATTCCATGAACTGCCTGGCAGAGGCACTTGGACTGGCATTGCCAGGTAATGGTACCATCCTAGCTGTAGCTGATGAGCGCAGAGAATTTGTACGCAGATCTGCTACTCAACTGATGGAATTGATTAAGTTAGACCTTAAACCAAGAGATATCGTAACTAAAGAATCCCTCGATAACGCTTTTGCGCTGGATATGGCAATGGGCGGCTCCACTAACACGGTGCTGCACACCCTTGCACTGGCTCAAGAAGCTGGTATCGATTATCCGCTTGAACGCATTAACGAAGTTGCAAACCGTGTTCCTTACCTGGCTAAACTGGCTCCGGCTTCCGATATTTTCATTGAAGATGTGGACCGCGCGGGCGGCGTTAGTGCCGTATTAAATGAACTACTTAAGAAACCGGGTGCTCTATTCGGAGAATGTATGACTGTTACCGGCAAAACATTAGCCGAGAACGTAACCGGACATGAAATCCAAGATACTTCCGTAATTCATAAAATCGATAACCCTTACTCCGAAAGAGGCGGTCTCGCCGTACTTTACGGCAACCTGGCTCCTGAAGGTTCCATCATTAAAGTAGGTGCAGTAGATGCTTCTGTTGGTGGATATCACAAAGGTCCTGCGATCTGCTTTGATTCCCAAGAATCCGCACTCGAAGGTATCGCTAACGGTAAGGTTAAAGAAGGCCATGTAGTCGTTATCCGTTATGAAGGTCCAAAGGGTGGACCGGGAATGCCGGAAATGCTAGCTCCTACTTCGCAAATCGTGGGAATGGGTCTGGGTGCTAAGGTTGGTCTGATTACAGACGGACGTTTCTCGGGGGCTTCCCGTGGAATCAGCATCGGTCACATTTCTCCGGAGGCTGCTGAAGGCGGCCCGATCGCTTTTGTTGAAGATGGCGACATCATTGAACTTGACCTCAACAATCGTAAGATTGAACTGCTGGTTGACGAAGAAGTATTGGCGGTTCGCCGTACGGGCTGGAAAGAGTTTGAGCCTAAAGTTAAGACTGGTTACCTGGCTCGCTATTCCAAAATGGTTACCAACGCAAGTAACGGTGCAGTACTGAAGATTTAA
- a CDS encoding NAD-dependent protein deacylase, with product MDQLQTLASWIKDCDNIVFFGGAGTSTESGIPDFRSAAGLYQTQHNSPYPPEVMLSRTFFMSSPDIFFDFYRSKMIHPDARPNGAHQLLAELERRGKLKAVITQNIDGLHQLAGSQKVLELHGSIHRNYCMDCSRYYGLEQLLGTTEIVPRCPECGGIIKPDVVLYEEELDHSVLVSSVEAIAAADMLMIGGTSLTVQPAASLVTYFRGKRTVLLNGDPTPFDDQADLLITDRIGKVLGSVKDLLG from the coding sequence ATGGATCAATTGCAGACACTTGCTTCTTGGATTAAAGACTGTGACAATATCGTTTTTTTCGGAGGGGCAGGTACATCAACAGAGAGTGGGATCCCGGATTTCCGCTCGGCAGCAGGATTATACCAGACGCAGCACAATTCACCTTATCCGCCTGAAGTGATGCTGAGCCGAACTTTTTTTATGTCCTCACCGGACATTTTTTTTGATTTTTACCGCAGTAAAATGATTCACCCCGACGCTCGTCCGAATGGCGCACATCAGCTGCTTGCAGAATTGGAACGGCGGGGCAAGCTTAAGGCTGTTATTACGCAAAATATTGATGGCTTACACCAGCTGGCGGGCAGCCAAAAGGTACTTGAACTACATGGTTCAATTCATCGTAACTATTGCATGGACTGCTCACGTTATTACGGGCTGGAGCAGCTCCTAGGTACCACGGAGATCGTCCCTCGCTGCCCCGAATGTGGTGGCATTATTAAGCCCGATGTTGTGCTATATGAAGAAGAATTGGACCACTCGGTGCTGGTGAGCTCTGTCGAAGCGATAGCAGCTGCAGATATGCTTATGATTGGTGGAACCTCTCTTACGGTCCAGCCTGCGGCTAGTCTGGTTACTTATTTCCGGGGCAAACGTACGGTGCTGCTGAATGGCGACCCGACACCTTTTGATGATCAAGCTGATCTTCTGATTACAGATCGGATTGGGAAAGTACTCGGCAGTGTAAAGGATCTGCTGGGTTAG
- a CDS encoding fucose 4-O-acetylase has translation MVGENSVDTPGQTFFLNLRFVLIVTVIVGNAIEPLIGTMSNLHSLYMWIFSFHMPLFVLVTGYFANKHLTGTQGRRIIMQIGLQYIIFQSLYSVLDATIYQVQGIHHSFFAPYLLLWFLASHAFWRILMIGMCRWVPATQFIFAVAAGIAVGYLQLDGVWFSISRTFVYLPFFVLGYHFSFQSFSRFFQKWIKITAAAVSILLLLLFASWGSELPIGWLYGSMTYMQLGLQEWYAGIYRLAIYGLQFTAALAFMGWIPYSLSRMTDWGSRTLYVFLLHGFIVRFTAISGLYSYINHSIAAMLLVLSAIILTILLAQPSVKRLMHPMVEPPVGWMITLQRVALRRSL, from the coding sequence ATGGTAGGGGAAAACTCGGTAGACACGCCTGGGCAGACTTTTTTTCTAAATTTACGTTTTGTTCTAATTGTCACTGTAATCGTTGGAAACGCCATAGAACCATTGATAGGCACAATGAGCAATTTGCATAGCTTATATATGTGGATCTTTAGCTTTCATATGCCGCTCTTCGTGCTCGTTACGGGCTATTTTGCCAATAAACATCTTACAGGGACGCAAGGCCGTCGCATTATCATGCAAATCGGATTGCAGTACATTATTTTTCAGAGCCTCTACTCTGTGCTGGACGCCACCATATATCAGGTACAGGGTATCCATCATTCCTTTTTCGCCCCCTATTTGCTCTTATGGTTCCTGGCAAGTCATGCCTTCTGGCGTATACTTATGATCGGGATGTGTAGATGGGTGCCTGCCACTCAATTCATTTTTGCTGTCGCCGCTGGAATTGCCGTTGGATACCTACAGCTTGATGGCGTATGGTTCAGCATTAGCCGCACTTTTGTATACCTGCCATTCTTCGTATTAGGTTATCATTTTTCGTTCCAGTCCTTTTCTCGCTTTTTTCAAAAATGGATTAAAATTACCGCTGCCGCAGTCTCCATCCTTCTACTCCTGTTGTTTGCATCTTGGGGATCAGAGTTGCCGATAGGCTGGCTTTACGGAAGTATGACCTACATGCAGCTTGGGCTTCAAGAATGGTACGCAGGAATTTATCGTTTGGCCATTTACGGCCTGCAATTCACTGCTGCACTAGCGTTTATGGGGTGGATTCCTTACTCGCTCAGCCGGATGACTGACTGGGGTTCCCGTACGTTGTATGTTTTTCTACTTCACGGATTTATCGTTCGTTTTACCGCCATTTCTGGCCTGTACTCCTATATCAACCATTCTATAGCTGCCATGTTATTGGTGCTTTCTGCAATCATACTGACCATTCTCTTAGCCCAACCCAGTGTAAAACGACTGATGCATCCTATGGTTGAGCCCCCAGTTGGTTGGATGATCACCCTGCAGCGTGTTGCCTTACGGCGCTCATTATAA
- a CDS encoding AI-2E family transporter, which produces MLPLYKKYWRTFFDIGLIVLTVYLVMFAFSKLYQLAAPVFLSFFVFLLIEPLARFLNRRGLAKPFASAISVLLFLIVLLGTLFGAGLLVTIQALHFQDNLPKYTYVVQQHFVESTTYLQQKIESLPPDITNKVNGYFKDATDVLTEWLVTFLKYMVGVLGSFSSFMANFGIAIILAFFLSMEIKDWRKIAHDKMPKTFKTAYAFLQGNVFKAIGSYLKAQLILISITFVIVLVGLFILRTGNEITMALICAVFDVLPLLGVTTILVPWIIYLFIVGNTSLAIGLIVLLAIVLIVRQLLEPKITGNSIGVSSAFLMLSFVILSTSAFGMAGLILSPILLILIKELIQQGYLQSWIYLPQEEFIVSPFAANGPSSKGKATATPPEPQASVEDDNKSNI; this is translated from the coding sequence ATGCTGCCGTTATACAAAAAATATTGGCGCACGTTCTTCGACATTGGATTAATTGTCCTCACGGTCTATCTGGTTATGTTCGCCTTCAGTAAGTTGTATCAGTTAGCTGCACCTGTATTCCTATCTTTTTTTGTATTTTTGCTTATTGAACCGCTTGCCCGTTTCTTAAACCGACGGGGGCTTGCTAAACCATTCGCTTCGGCGATCTCAGTGCTTCTGTTCCTAATCGTTCTTCTAGGTACATTATTTGGCGCTGGGCTATTAGTCACCATCCAAGCGCTTCACTTTCAGGATAATCTTCCTAAGTATACATATGTGGTACAACAACATTTCGTGGAATCCACAACCTACCTTCAGCAAAAAATTGAAAGCTTGCCGCCGGATATTACCAACAAAGTAAATGGATACTTTAAAGATGCCACGGATGTTCTTACAGAATGGCTGGTTACATTTCTAAAATATATGGTCGGTGTGCTCGGATCCTTTTCCTCCTTCATGGCCAATTTTGGAATCGCCATTATTTTAGCATTTTTCCTTAGTATGGAAATTAAAGATTGGCGCAAGATTGCCCATGACAAAATGCCAAAAACATTTAAAACCGCTTATGCCTTTTTGCAGGGCAACGTCTTTAAAGCCATCGGCTCTTATTTAAAAGCCCAGCTTATTCTGATCAGCATTACCTTTGTTATCGTACTGGTTGGCTTATTCATACTAAGGACCGGTAACGAAATCACTATGGCGCTTATCTGTGCTGTATTTGATGTCTTGCCACTTCTTGGTGTAACAACAATCTTAGTCCCGTGGATTATCTATCTGTTCATTGTTGGCAATACCTCATTAGCAATCGGTTTAATCGTACTCCTGGCGATTGTATTGATTGTAAGACAGCTGCTTGAACCGAAGATTACCGGGAATTCGATTGGCGTATCGTCTGCTTTTCTGATGCTGTCCTTCGTCATTCTGTCCACATCCGCTTTCGGTATGGCCGGTCTGATCCTGTCGCCGATTCTGCTTATTCTGATCAAAGAACTAATACAACAAGGATATCTGCAGAGCTGGATCTATTTGCCGCAAGAGGAGTTTATCGTTTCACCCTTTGCTGCAAATGGCCCTTCATCTAAAGGCAAGGCTACTGCTACTCCTCCGGAGCCTCAAGCTTCTGTAGAAGACGATAATAAATCAAATATCTGA
- a CDS encoding alpha/beta hydrolase, giving the protein MKKRITKSRIAISVLIILVVAGLFIWKYLTPYAPAEEAETALISSGEVTVEQNENWILFEPSITKGASIIFYPGALVKPEAYSPLAKSIAAAGHPFYIAKMPLNLAVIKGDAADEIIRVHPKQSFVLGGHSLGGVMASRYAIEHADQLEGVFFLASYPDEKGSLRETTLSVLSVVGTEDQVIDRDSYNKGRSYLPDNTVYSSIVGGNHAQFGSYGPQKGDGEATISEEEQQNDTVRAMLDWLGNLR; this is encoded by the coding sequence TTGAAGAAAAGAATAACTAAAAGCCGCATCGCTATATCTGTATTAATCATTCTTGTTGTAGCTGGTCTGTTTATATGGAAATATTTAACTCCGTATGCACCAGCTGAAGAAGCCGAAACTGCACTGATTTCAAGTGGTGAAGTTACAGTTGAACAGAATGAAAACTGGATCTTGTTCGAACCCTCTATTACTAAGGGGGCCTCGATCATATTTTACCCTGGGGCTCTGGTGAAACCAGAAGCTTACTCCCCACTTGCTAAGAGCATAGCTGCTGCCGGGCATCCTTTCTACATCGCCAAAATGCCGCTTAATTTAGCAGTAATAAAGGGCGATGCCGCAGATGAGATTATTCGTGTGCATCCAAAGCAATCTTTTGTTCTAGGTGGACATTCGCTTGGGGGTGTCATGGCGTCACGTTATGCGATTGAACATGCGGACCAACTGGAGGGTGTGTTTTTCTTGGCCTCTTATCCAGATGAAAAAGGTAGTCTACGAGAGACTACTTTGTCAGTATTGTCGGTAGTGGGTACTGAAGATCAAGTTATTGACAGAGACAGCTATAATAAAGGACGTTCCTATCTGCCAGACAATACCGTTTATAGTTCAATCGTCGGTGGAAATCACGCTCAGTTTGGAAGCTATGGACCACAAAAAGGAGATGGGGAAGCAACCATTTCCGAAGAAGAACAACAAAATGACACTGTGCGTGCCATGCTGGATTGGCTAGGGAATCTCAGGTAG
- a CDS encoding penicillin-binding protein 2, with protein MRNNNQRRVFSGLLILSAAVAVLVVRLAWVQLFMKEQTVPGTKYTLAKMAEIQSERETVLDSGRGRLYDRKNEPLAGETILTAAFFPQEEKAKKSVTKVVYEEDKPMHRLAAILGVSYEQLLKKRTSLKEPLLWPSLVGKGPLALSQAQAEEVSALGIDGVSVLPFARRYDGNSSGRQWLGYLSEAATHAGVKASPTGLRIPMTGTDGLEKTLEPLLQGVGHTEAYVQVDARGNRLPGSPIQVKAPGNPYFPLSLYTTINKELQEGIEELVLKSGMKEGAIVVLDTGTGDIEAMVSLPFYNPEKISPQGGEWNNRALQAAVPGSIFKIVTAAAALEAGVTSANELFYCTGQYEKYGLSCLTGKGHGPLTLAQGFAVSCNTVFAALAERLSGVQLQSTALALGLGRDISWQAEKTLGFPLLKPLSGEQKGTIFTTLLPDDKGARVQTAIGQRDVQVTPLQAANLIVTLLHGGEVRAPRILQRVTFANGQMLEELPGHLSPSSAGRISQSTARQLLSMMRKVVTEGTGTRLQSTHWPVAGKSGTAQTLVKGVPRNNQWFIGYGPVDHPRYAVSVAVENVAPDSPHLAIKLFGQIFDLLSSSTEA; from the coding sequence TTGCGTAATAACAATCAGCGGCGTGTATTCAGCGGTCTTCTTATTTTATCTGCAGCTGTAGCCGTGTTGGTCGTTAGGCTGGCGTGGGTTCAACTGTTTATGAAGGAACAGACGGTTCCTGGAACGAAATATACATTGGCTAAAATGGCTGAAATTCAAAGTGAACGGGAGACTGTGCTCGACAGCGGGCGGGGTCGGCTGTATGACCGGAAGAATGAGCCGCTTGCCGGGGAAACCATTTTGACGGCGGCATTTTTTCCACAAGAGGAGAAGGCTAAGAAGTCTGTGACAAAGGTTGTTTACGAAGAAGATAAACCCATGCACCGACTGGCGGCGATTCTGGGTGTCAGCTATGAACAGTTGTTGAAAAAGCGCACTTCGCTTAAAGAACCTTTGCTTTGGCCATCTTTAGTGGGAAAAGGACCTCTCGCGTTGTCCCAGGCACAAGCAGAAGAAGTGAGTGCGCTGGGGATCGACGGAGTAAGCGTACTTCCTTTTGCTCGCAGATATGATGGGAATTCTTCAGGTCGACAATGGCTAGGCTATTTATCGGAAGCCGCCACGCATGCTGGAGTTAAAGCTTCTCCTACGGGTCTTAGAATACCTATGACGGGAACGGATGGTTTAGAAAAGACGTTAGAGCCATTGCTTCAAGGTGTGGGTCATACTGAAGCTTATGTTCAAGTGGATGCGCGTGGAAATCGCCTTCCAGGCAGCCCCATTCAAGTAAAAGCTCCAGGCAATCCTTATTTTCCTTTGTCTTTATATACAACGATCAATAAGGAGCTTCAGGAGGGAATTGAGGAGCTAGTGCTCAAATCCGGAATGAAGGAAGGAGCCATCGTGGTGTTAGACACCGGGACGGGAGATATTGAAGCTATGGTATCTTTACCCTTCTATAACCCAGAGAAGATATCTCCTCAAGGAGGGGAGTGGAATAATCGGGCGCTCCAGGCAGCCGTTCCTGGATCGATCTTCAAAATCGTTACAGCTGCCGCGGCGTTAGAAGCGGGTGTAACCTCTGCTAACGAGCTTTTTTATTGTACAGGACAATATGAGAAATATGGATTGTCTTGTCTGACAGGAAAAGGACACGGTCCCCTTACGCTGGCGCAAGGATTCGCCGTGTCCTGTAATACTGTATTTGCTGCTCTGGCAGAGCGCTTGAGCGGTGTTCAGCTTCAATCAACTGCACTCGCGCTAGGACTCGGAAGAGATATTAGCTGGCAGGCCGAGAAGACGCTTGGATTTCCACTGCTAAAACCACTATCCGGAGAGCAAAAGGGAACCATCTTCACTACCTTACTTCCGGATGACAAGGGAGCCAGAGTACAGACTGCAATTGGACAGCGAGATGTACAAGTCACACCTTTACAAGCAGCTAACCTTATCGTAACGCTACTGCATGGAGGTGAAGTAAGGGCACCAAGGATTCTGCAGCGAGTCACATTTGCGAACGGGCAGATGCTGGAGGAGCTGCCGGGACATCTGTCCCCTTCCTCAGCAGGAAGGATTTCTCAGTCTACAGCCCGCCAGTTACTGTCCATGATGCGCAAAGTTGTGACGGAAGGAACCGGAACGCGTCTACAAAGCACACACTGGCCCGTTGCAGGTAAATCAGGTACCGCACAAACTTTAGTTAAAGGTGTGCCACGCAATAATCAATGGTTTATCGGCTATGGCCCGGTGGATCATCCAAGATATGCTGTATCAGTTGCTGTAGAGAATGTTGCTCCGGACAGTCCGCATCTTGCCATTAAGCTGTTCGGTCAGATATTTGATTTATTATCGTCTTCTACAGAAGCTTGA
- the mgrA gene encoding L-glyceraldehyde 3-phosphate reductase: protein MVYVASDKRYEDMRYNRCGNSGLKLPAISLGLWQNFGGIDTYENGREMITRAFDFGITHFDLANNYGPPAGSAEELFGKVLASDMAPYRDEIVISTKAGYSMWPGPYGEWGSRKYMLASLDQSLKRLGLDYVDIYYSHRPDQETPLEETMQALDYAVRSGKALYIGLSNYTAKQTLEAVRILKSLGTPLLIHQPSYSMLDRWIEGGLQDVLEQSGVGSIAFTPLAQGLLTNKYLNGIPEGSRAVKPSAALNEGRITPDVKRKIHALNQLAVSRGQSLAQLALAWTLRDGKITSALIGASRVSQIEENIAALQHLDFSQTDLDRIETILQTENGT from the coding sequence ATGGTATATGTAGCAAGTGATAAACGGTATGAAGACATGCGTTATAACCGTTGTGGGAACTCAGGTCTTAAGCTTCCGGCAATCTCATTAGGACTATGGCAGAATTTTGGTGGAATTGATACTTACGAGAATGGCAGAGAAATGATCACTCGTGCTTTTGATTTTGGAATTACCCATTTTGATCTAGCTAATAACTATGGTCCACCCGCAGGTTCAGCAGAAGAACTGTTTGGTAAAGTGCTTGCTAGTGATATGGCTCCATATCGGGATGAAATAGTGATTTCGACAAAAGCAGGGTATAGCATGTGGCCCGGCCCTTATGGCGAATGGGGTTCGCGTAAATATATGCTGGCCAGTCTAGATCAGAGTCTGAAGCGGCTTGGCCTAGATTATGTTGATATATATTATTCTCATCGGCCGGACCAAGAAACACCACTCGAAGAAACCATGCAGGCGCTGGACTATGCTGTGCGTTCCGGCAAAGCTCTGTATATAGGATTATCTAACTATACCGCGAAGCAAACGCTTGAAGCGGTTAGAATCTTGAAAAGCTTAGGTACGCCACTCTTAATTCATCAGCCGAGTTATTCGATGCTTGATCGTTGGATTGAGGGCGGTTTACAGGATGTACTGGAACAGAGCGGAGTTGGCAGTATTGCTTTTACACCTCTGGCTCAAGGGCTGTTAACCAATAAGTACTTAAATGGGATTCCAGAGGGATCAAGAGCGGTCAAACCGTCCGCTGCGTTAAATGAAGGCCGGATTACACCGGATGTGAAGCGCAAGATCCACGCGCTAAATCAGCTTGCCGTTTCAAGAGGACAGAGTTTGGCGCAGCTTGCACTAGCTTGGACACTACGTGACGGCAAGATTACTTCAGCTCTAATAGGGGCGAGCAGGGTTAGTCAGATTGAAGAGAATATTGCTGCTCTTCAGCATTTGGATTTCTCACAGACAGATTTGGATCGCATTGAGACTATTCTTCAAACGGAGAATGGAACTTGA
- a CDS encoding polysaccharide deacetylase family protein: MQTLLLWLFYISSFYAFIPGMISRIFGYRVFRKGTGRNEFALTFDDGPDPRFTPLLLDLLKKYDAKATFFVVGSNAERYPELIKRIHEEGHLIGIHNYVHKTNWLMRPATVRRQIQRTNDIIYNIIGERSTYYRPPWGIVNLFDISKRRQVEIVLWSVMFGDWREKLGAQRLTEKMLARLNPGEVMLLHDSGTTLGADPDAPENMLVALELTLQEAQRRGLRSIRVDDMIKMAEKSPIRRLSYGKRVLVGLWLAWEQVFQALFQLKTINPADPFMHYRMRKYQGEPVELGDGTLLSKGDKVIELHIDNRQLFELGIHSRSSAQLAIRMIRRMEKGLPMLAEVIAKDVNLAQAKALYGVSMINRGPEKFGFSVHDLPDGIFARSTKFYLKILLSVIHPDGGARLKERSEVLVPKLILMPVSELLKKMNKQLPHDERSVRKRNPQQEEALSLNDSLTEVELPGATVTN, encoded by the coding sequence ATGCAGACTTTGCTGCTCTGGTTATTTTATATCTCATCTTTTTATGCTTTTATCCCGGGTATGATTAGCCGCATTTTTGGTTATCGTGTCTTTCGTAAAGGAACTGGGCGTAATGAATTCGCGTTGACCTTTGATGATGGACCTGACCCTCGATTTACACCGTTACTTCTGGATTTATTGAAGAAGTATGATGCAAAAGCAACCTTTTTTGTAGTAGGATCTAACGCTGAACGTTATCCGGAGCTTATTAAACGGATACATGAAGAGGGACATCTTATTGGAATTCATAATTATGTTCACAAGACGAACTGGCTCATGCGGCCCGCAACCGTCCGTCGGCAGATTCAGCGCACGAATGATATTATCTACAACATTATAGGCGAGCGTAGTACGTATTACCGTCCACCTTGGGGGATTGTCAATTTGTTCGATATTTCAAAACGTCGCCAAGTTGAAATTGTTCTCTGGTCGGTAATGTTTGGAGATTGGCGTGAGAAGCTTGGTGCACAGCGGCTCACCGAGAAGATGTTAGCCCGATTGAATCCCGGTGAAGTGATGCTGCTGCATGATAGTGGCACAACGCTTGGTGCTGATCCGGACGCGCCGGAGAATATGTTGGTGGCCCTTGAATTGACGCTGCAGGAGGCCCAAAGAAGGGGACTGCGCAGTATTCGGGTTGACGACATGATCAAGATGGCGGAGAAGTCGCCCATTCGGCGTTTATCCTATGGTAAACGAGTACTGGTAGGACTCTGGTTGGCTTGGGAGCAAGTGTTTCAAGCACTGTTCCAGCTCAAGACAATTAACCCAGCCGATCCATTCATGCATTATCGAATGCGTAAATATCAGGGAGAGCCTGTTGAACTCGGTGATGGAACCTTGCTGAGTAAAGGTGATAAAGTCATTGAGCTGCATATTGATAACAGGCAATTATTCGAATTAGGTATTCATTCTCGTTCTTCTGCCCAACTTGCGATTCGAATGATTCGCAGAATGGAGAAAGGGTTGCCGATGCTGGCAGAAGTTATTGCCAAAGATGTAAACCTCGCGCAAGCCAAAGCACTTTATGGGGTTAGTATGATTAACCGTGGGCCAGAGAAATTCGGCTTTAGTGTACATGATTTGCCAGATGGCATATTCGCACGCTCCACCAAGTTTTACTTAAAGATCCTGTTAAGTGTGATTCATCCAGATGGTGGTGCTCGGCTCAAGGAGCGGAGTGAGGTCCTTGTACCAAAGCTAATCCTGATGCCTGTCTCAGAATTACTTAAGAAGATGAATAAGCAACTGCCTCATGATGAAAGGTCAGTAAGAAAACGCAATCCGCAGCAAGAGGAAGCACTGTCACTTAATGATTCACTTACAGAAGTGGAATTACCAGGAGCAACAGTAACGAATTGA